The genomic stretch TCTGCATTCTTTGACTGATATAGGAAAAAGGGTTGCTCTTCAATCGCCAATCCTGCAGACTAATTGCAATTGCTTGAACGTATTTCCTCGAAACGATACTTCTCCGGGAGACATCCCACAGGCAGAAGAACaccatattataaaaataccaGCGCCCTACGCTTAAAAGGATGACAACAAAAGACGATGTTACTAATCATGATAGTTAAATTGCTGATCGTATtatcatatacatatttactacatcattatttttttaaaaagtgtatcgatctgtaccaataatatatatcatatcgtagAATTTGTAtcttattgtattaatttaatatactttataatatatatcattttctatcTGTATCGTGTTATAAGATACGCACAGTATATAGaaagatatttataattatgCTACTAATAAGATTGTTGAATCCTTACCAGAATGCTAATCCCATGTTATGTTACCTAATAAAGTAGTTACACTACATCCTTTCAGGTATCTAAATTCCTGCAGCTGGGCTTTGTTTAAGAAATCCATGCTTCATTCCCCATGTTGTCCTGTTTCAGGAAATATAGATTTACAACCTACTCATTATAAAAAGACTATAACATCATTTTTCACTTTCCACCAATTCATTATCCCAATCCTTCTTTCCACTCAAAGAACATGGCAGAATCATTTCCATCGAGGATTGCAGCTAACATATTGACGAAGATAGACTTCCTTGATTCCCCAGACAGTGGCTTGTGTTGAATCTTCGAAAAGAAATACTGAAAGGCCAAAGAAATCTTGTTCAATGGTAAAGTCGTACTCATGAAGGCCGAAGCACAACAGTTACATAATCAGAAGCTGGAGGACGGGCTCGCAAAGCTTTCAAAACTGTTGTATGACGCTGAGGATCTCTTGGATGAATTGAAGTGTGAAGTGCTGGCGACACAGGTAGGCAAACTCAATATcctcaaatattatcttaaaatcaAGGTGACTAAAAAGAGCTCAGATGATATGGTAGATAATATTCAGTCTAGATCTATAGATGACAAGGATCCACACACTAAGCTTATTTATTCAGGAGATAATGCAATGAACCACCCCTTTGTGGGCACTTCTCAAGTTTTTGGACgagaaaatgataagaaaaacaTTATAGACTTGTTGATGAAGCCTAACAAAAAAGATGAAAGGGCGTCTGTAATTCCTATAGTTGGCCTAGGGGGCATGGGAAAAACCACTCTTGCCAAACTAGTGTACGATGACAAAAAGATAGATGAGCagtttaagttaaaaatgtGGATAAGTGTACCTGAGGACTTTCATATGATTAAGCTGATGAAAGAAGTTATACTTCTGCAACTGGGAAAAATGATGCTGAATTGGGAGTCGTTGAGTTAGAAGCCTGCTTGTTGAAAGAATAGGTTGGTAAGAAATTTCTGCTCTTCTTGGATGATGTGtggaataaaaattatgatagatGGGACAAGTTGAAACAATTATTCACGCAAGAAGCAAACGGAAGTAAAATATTGGTTACAACGAGAAGCAGCCAAGTTGCGTCATTAATGGGCACTGCTGATAGCTATCCTTTGCAAGGCCTTTCCCATCAGGATTCTAAGTTGTTGTTTGAGAAATTTGCTTTCGGGGATGACGCAGACAAagcaaattcaaatttgactgcAATCGGAGAAGAAATAGTGGAAAGAAGTGGCCATGTTCCCTTAGtcttgaaaactttaggtaccCTACTTCATAAAAACACAATAAAGGATGAGTGGCTGATAATTAGAAACAGTATCAAATGGGAGCCAGAACAAGGTAGAAACAACATTCTATCAGCGTTGAAATTGAGTTATGCTCATTTGCCATCTCATTTGCAAAGATGTTTGACCTATTGCTCCTTGTTTCCAAGGAATTTTTGTTTCAGCAGTGATTATATGATTTGTAATTGGATAGCGCATGGTTTTCTTCAATCTCCTGCTGAATATGAAGACCTGGAAGATGCTGGGTTGCggtatttaaagaaattattttcgAGGTGTTTCTTTCAAGATATTGAAGATCATGGCTATTTATTCACTTTTAAAATGCATAATCTTACATATGATCTTGTGGAGAAGATGGCACAAGCAAACTACAGAACGGTAGATCTCAGAATCTTGCATGACGACGTAAATTCTCAGCAGTTGTGCTCGGcatatttattttcttggcATTGGAAATGGCAATAAAAAAGTTCCATTTATTTCGAACAATTTAGGGACCATCATCATGCAAAGTCTACAATCTGAGAGTCTTAGTGAatcttttgttaataaattgaTATCGAATTTTAACCGTCTCAGGCTGTTATGTTTAAGCGGTTTCAGTTCAAAGAGCTGTCAGATTCTGTAGCTGAATTGAAACATTTGAGATCTCTTGACTTATCTTGGAATTCAGAATTGGAGAAACCCCATGAGGCTATTTGCAAGCTTCTGAATCTGCAAACCTTGAAACTTCGTGGTTTTTCAGCTCTTGAGAATTTACCCCGAAACATACAGAAGATGATTAGCCTCAGATATATGGAATTAACTATACAGTGCGAGCGTCAACCAGAAATTGGTACTGAAAGTTTCAAAGCTCTCCAGTAACTGCACTTACACAAGTGCAAGAAACTAGAAAGTTTTCTTGGAGCAATGGAGAGTCTCACTACCATCCGAACATTGATTTTGCAAGGATGTGAATGTGATAACTTGACATCGTTGCCAGAAAATGTAAAACTTCTGAAGAGGTTGCAGAAGCGGGTGATACGGAGCTGTTCTAAGCTAGATCTGAAGATGGACTTTCCAGGAGAAGGCCTCAGGCTGAACCTGAAAGTGTTTATGAATTATGAATTGCAAGAGCCGGTGAACTTACCCCAATTGATTCTTCAGGGTTCTGCTAACACTTGAGTACATTCGAATTGAAGGATGTCCCAAGGTCACTGAATCACCAGCATGGCTTGCAAATCTCACAGCAATTCAAAAACTTGAGATTGTAAGTTGCTCAGGATTGTCATACCTGCCACCTGGGATGGAGAAACTCACAGCCCTTAGAATAGTGATTCGAAACTCTCCAAAACTGAGTGAAAGCTGCAAACAGAAGTTGCCAGACTCTCCTTATTTGGAGATTGACCTTGACCCTGAAGTTGCTTCATCCTCAAACGACAGTGATGACCAGGCTTGTGCAAATTTCctcccattttttaatttttcacacACGTATTTGTGTCTGTAAGGCACACACAATTCGAGTTAAAGTTCTATTTCAACAATTCAGATTGAGATTAAATTGTTTGTTTATTCGATACTATTGTTCATTTTGTAGAGAACTCCAATAAGACTGTATACTAACTCGAATaagcttaaactcaaattaaatattaaagattTGATTTCAACTTGAGCTAGGATTAAATAATCAGCCCCCGCAATAACTGCTATTTTTTACTGTGTAAGGAGttctgtttattttaatttttgtttcctaATATCTAAAATAACCCTTTTTCTTGTTATGTTGTGCACTGTTGCACATTCTAAGAAATTCTACGGGGGCCCTGCAAGCCAAGAAGTTCAGCTCCGTTTCCTGCTTATTGTGatgctttttttatttgtgttctTGGATTGTATGTTGTGTTTATACTTTCATGGAACTTCAAGGGGAACATATAATTCAGTATATCTTGCTAGCATTGAATAACGCTTTTGAACGATTTCCAAGCTactgtttgtttgttttatctctatttcCTTTATTCCGGattatcttaaaataaatatagctCACTTTTTATTTGTGTTGAGAGTTCAGATCGAATTCCGTTGATCTTGCTTGTATTGAATAATTCGGCAAAGTTCGAATCTGTTGTAAGTCCAACCCAGCCCAAAGATAGATGAAACTTTATAAGTAATCCTTGGGGTCAGCATTTCTGTAGGGAAATCCTTCGCCACCCTAAGCGAAGGTATATCCAAAAACTCAGCCACCTCAACTTGAACACCACTGTACATGCCATTAGTAACCTTCCTTTCaagtaaaattaacaaaatttatatattacatactCAATGTCTTCCATGGAAGTTCAATTCACAGAAGCTGGATCAGTTGCCAAAGCGATAGAGAGATCCTTTGCATACAACTCGAATGCGCTGGCAGTGGTCATCTTATCAACCCAAAACTTCTGCGATTTCGATTTATTATTGAAGTTGATTgctaataataaaagtaatcaTGAAAAGGATACCGGCCAAGACTTAACCTGTTTCTTTTCTAAAAGAAAAGCTCCAGCATGAAGGCGATCGAGAATATCTGTGGAGTCAGCAAAGCTAAGATTCACACCTAGAATTTATAGGATGAGATGTCTCAGAAAGAAACAGAAAGGGGTtcgttaaatttgaattatttccTAAGCTGACTCAATTTTTTATGCAATAACTCTGAGAACGTGCCAAGATGCCATGAACCACTGAGAAAAACTGGATTACACCGAACCCCCAGTTGTCGTTTCTTTGAAATAGATAAGCATGAACGCTCACCTGCTGTTGTCGTTTTTTAAACAAGTTCAAGCCTTCAGAGTCAGTCAAAAGATGAATTGAAGGAATATTTTGTGTGGGGTTTGATAACTTAAAATAATGGAATATGTCAAATGTGAGTAGCCATTTAACGCagagtcattttttttttttttccttcttatcaAGTGCCAAGCATGGTTTCTTCAATACCATTCACGCACCAACTCAATTAATTAAAGACGGGCGAGTTCAAGTTAAGATTGACTTTTTTTCCATAAACAAACTAAGTTTGAGTCAATTCAAacattcaagtttgagttgactttaatcaaatctaaaaataaattatttttcaactaAGTTTGACTTTTCGATTCTTTAATCTTGAAATAGACCTTTTAGATTCAAACTAATCACAAGCTCACCCTTGTTCAAGTTTAGCCCTCATCAAATCCAACCTGAATGGAGGATGAGCTAAATTGTAACCAAGCAGGGCCATCAAATCAGCTTGCTCAAAGTTGCTTAAAACTCAATGAATTGGCCCAATACCATATTTGAATTGATAGATTGGAAATAGTTATAAAGCATTATTTAGGGCAAAGATGATTAACATGAatcaagatataaaataaaaattaaaggagataaaactgaaaataattAACAAGAACGAATCTGAATAGAAACAGATGAAACAATTCATTAATGGTTCTTTAACTGACAGAATCCTGAATACAGTTACAAGTAGTTTAACAACACAAGCAATTCAAGATAGCAGAAAGTTCTAATTTCTTCTGGCGGCAATAACAACAATTTTCCAggctaataataataaaaacaagcaGGGAGATTTATACATACctctttattcattaattaagtAATTGTAGAGTTTTGATGAAGCAATTGCAGAGTCAAGATGAATCTCCTTAACAtgagaaatttttttccaattctgTCTGCAGCTTTCACTTAGAATAGGAGAATTCTGTATCTTCAGTTCTTTAAGGGAAGTGAGTTTGTTCATCCCATTTGGCAGACATGACAATTCTGGACAACTTCCAAATTCAAGTTTCTGCAGTGCTGTGAGATTTGCAAGCCATTCTGGTAGTGCTTTCAGACTTGGACATGCTTCAATCTTCATGTACTCTAAAGTTTTTGCAGAGCCTTGAAGAATCAATTGGGGCAAATCCACTAGCTCCAGCAATCCATTAATCATGAACACTTTAACATTCAGGCAATGTTCTTCTTCCTTGTCTTGTAAGTCCATCTTCAGATTAAGCTCCGGGCAATTGTATATAACCAGCTTCTCCAATCTCTTTAGATGTTTTATACTGCAAGGGAGTGAGATCAAGCTGTAACAACCCTGCAGAATCAATGTATTGAGGCTGCTGAGACTCTGCATTTTGTCAGGCAAAGTTACCAGATGGTGGCAGTCACTTAAGTGCAAATGTCGAAGAGAACTCAAACATTCAATTCCATTTTGTGGTAGACGTCTCTCTTTCGTAGTGATTTCCAGATATTTGAGGTTAATCATGTTCTGCATATTGCTGGGTAACTTCTTCAGCCCTGAACACCCACAAAGTCTCAAAGTTTGCAGCATATAAAGCTTTGAAATTGACTCTGGAAGCTCCTCAATAACAGAGTTCGAACATAAATCAAGAAATCTCAAATGTTTCACTGAAGAGACAGAATCTGGCAGCTCCTCAAATCGAAGACCATTTAAGCACAACATCCGGAGATACCTAGAATTCGATACGCAACTACTGACAAAGGATTGAGTAACATTCTTGGACTGCAAACTTGGAAAAAGAATGGTACGAGTAGCTCTTAAGTTCTTCAAGAGCTCTGCAACCTTCTCAGAATGTTGAATGTCAACAAAGGAGAAATGTCGAACAATTTGGGCGATATGCTTGGGAGCCAAACTATCCCTTGAACACTCTCTTGGGGTCACAGAGGTTGCAAGATCATGGACAACATCATGCATTTTAAAGGTAAAGCAATAACCGTTATCTTCAATATCCTGAAACAAACACCTTGAAAATAATTCCTTCAAGTATCTCAACCCAACATCTTCCAACTCTTCCGTTTCATTAGAAGATGCAAGAAAACCAAGTGCCATCCAGTAATGAACCAGATAATCACTGGTAAAACGATAACCCTTTGGAAACAATGAACAATAAGCAAAACATCGTTGCAAGTGACACGGCAGATGATCGTAACACAACTTCAACGTTGGCAGGATGTCGCCTGTCCCTCGTTCTAGTAGCCTTAATTCCTGACTATCCTTTATGAGCATCCATTCGTGCTTGTATGTATTCTGATAAAGTACGCTACCCAAAGTCTTCACTACCAAAGGAATCCCCCCACAATTCTTCACAATTTCGTCTCCAATTTTAATGAGATTTGGATAGTTTTTCTCCACGCCATCTCTGAACGCCCGTTTCACAAACAACAACATAGAATCCTCATGAGAAAGACCTTTCAAGACATAAGCAGGAACAGTGCCCATTGTCAAGGCAACTTGGTTACTATTCGTAGTAACCACAATTTTGCTTCCCCTAGCACAATCCATCAATATCTCTCTCAAATCATTCCAATGAACAAGACTCTCAGACCCCACATCATTCAAGACCATGAAAAGCTTCTTCCCATTTGCAGAAGTAGAAACTTCTTTCATCAATTTACTAACTTCAAACTCATCAGATGCACACACCCACATCTTCAATTCGAAGTTTTTATCCACCCTTTCATCATTATACACCATTTTTGCGAGCGTTCTTTTCCCAATACCTCGAATCCCAACTATAGGAATGACTGAGAAGCTTTCCATCTCGCCTGGTTGCATCAGAAGGTttacaatattttctttatcaCCTTCCCTACCAAAAACATTATCCTCAAACGAGCTCCTGGAAAAGACTCGTCTGACGTCGGTACGCTCGCTAAGATTAAATTTCGACATGCTTCCTTCAACCTCATCTAGTCTCTTCCTAATCTCCTTAATTTTAGGACTCATTTTGAATTGAAAGTTTGAGAAGAAGGAGGTTACCTTTGGCTTCTCCACTTGTCTCCTCGAAGCTTCGCATTCGAATTCATCCAACACATCCTCCGCATCGTAAAGGACATATTTGAGCTTCCAGAGCCAGAAGCGGATCTCTTGGTTATGCGCCTGCTTTTCCTCGGCATCCAGAAGCACAGCTTTGATGGTGGACAAAGTTGCTTCGAGCTTTCGCAAGTCGGGTTCGAGAGTGCCCGAAGACAAGCTCTGTTCTTTGGAGACAAGGGAGCTTAGTTTGATCAAAAGGTTCGTTGAAAAGCTGAATAGAAAGGATTCCGCCATAGTGAGAAGATGAAGCAAgcataaagagagagagaaatgagcTGGCTGGTATTTGTAGAGGTCAGTCACGTAAACGTTTTTGATGAGTATAGAGCAAGGGCAAATTTTATGTCAACTCCTATCTATGATAGAGTAAAATCAAACCCTCCTAGTTTCAAAAGATAACAATATCACCCTTTATTGTGTTAACTTTAGATGGCTTTCATTATTGTATCAATAATATACtcttcatcaataaaattatatatacaaacaataacatatcatcatatcattgaattttattttatctttaatttaaaattattcaatcacatagtaatatgtcattatttatgtataaaattacgtatattatttgtgtacataacaCTACTCATATTTTATATACGTACAAAAATGGTATAACTAAACCAATACTAAGTTGGTTCAAGTTTGAAGGCCAACTTagcttaatttgatttaaatcaaattcttttagGTCAAGCTCGAGCCAAGATGGTTGACTTGTTTTCAAAATTGGGTTGAACTCTATCTAGAAacagttcaattcaatttggcTTATGAGTCAGGCAGATAGATCAAGTCAATTCAAGCATAACTCGTAACTTGTTTGgagtcaaataaaaaattgttagaacaatattgtttttgtttattattagataaaatttgttATCAACATGTGACAAACGATTCAAGTCATAAACTTGAATTGAGATTTAAggattaagttaaatttaaactagttttaattttagttagaCAAACTCAAAACGAACTTAAGtcattatatctttatttaatctaaactcaaatcaagAGATATTCAAACTCCATTTGATCCATGTTCAAGTCTGAATAGAtactaataaatataaacaaactgatattttatcatgatattagataatttaatttttaactatatttttatttaaaatcactcattcacataataatatatcaatttattatacatatttgtaCTCAaccatttgtatataaagtattattgttttttttttttttatataacccttaaaattcaatctattttttatgtttcttgaATTAGAAAATAGATATAATAAATGAAAGTTAAACTTCAACTGAAGATGACATTCCTAAAATAATATTcctaatattcaaaattagacattaaaattaacaaagcaagtgatgatattgttattttgCGAACTCTTGCCTTGACAAATTGAAGATGACACTCCTAATTTTCACAATTGAAAGTTAAAACTAACAAGAAGAAGGGTGGTGttgttaatttataaactatAGGGGTGGGATTTTTTTCCGGCCATAGATAGAGGGTCGAGAAAAATTCCTGCAATAAAGGAAGTTGACGTTGAATATTGACCGTTGAATAAGAAACACGGCCTAACTGACAAATGTGGAACCAGGAAACGGAAAAGTCAATATTGATTGGCCATACCAACCTCGTTGTGGGCTTGTTAGTCAATTAATTGTTATCACATTCTTCAAATAATTCGGTGCCCTTTAGAATTCCTCCACacctaattttgttttttaaatctattcaactaaataaataattgatgttgaaagaaatttattcttcattttctaGAAGTTTTGTCATAACAGTACAGGCAAATTTGCAACTCATTTATCATACAAAGCTAATAGTTAACTCTAATTCtattaattcgattcaaattataattcaaactcaaactattcaaattaaatctagaaaaaattaaaattgatatgttactatatgatttaaatcatctaattatttactttatttttaatttaaaatcatttaataacataataatatattaatctatTAGCATTACTCACTCTCCATTCAGTAGTGCAAAAGATATTACTATTCAATCTTATATCTAGAGATAGATTTGAGCCAAAACCTGAATAAAATCTTACTCAAGTTTTGATTGAATTCGGAATTTCAAGATCGAGTTTAACAAGTTTAAGTCAGGTTTAATGATAAATAGTGATGTCAAATATAAGACATGTCACCAAACaaggtaaaattaaaaaatctcgAGAAGGAGAAGAATTGCCAAACATGAAAAGCTCTAGTGAAGAATCACTAATAAACTAGCTCGGTTGAAATCCACCTCCACTTATATCACAAAAATTTGACCCAAATATACATATAGCATGATATCAAGCAAATCTAATTCACCCTTAACCTACAATATCCATAAATTTACAGGCACTGGAGCAGCCTATGAAAGCAATAAGCCACAAAACtgactttattttattttcattctaCTGTCATGCATGTTCTGTATCATTCTCTTACAAATTAGTGTGTAGCGCAATTTAAGAATGAAAGAACATTTTACAGATACAGATGCAGCTCCATATAAGTTTTTGAGAGAGAACATGGATATCATTTGGGATTCTCCTATCTGTTTTTGGATGGTAAGAAATAATCAGCAATGGAAGAACTTCGTTTTACCATATTTGGTCGCTTATGTGGCCGAAGCCAGGCTCGGATTTCATCTTGGATTTGTGGGGGTAATTCTTCGATCACAGTGGGGTCAATCTCTTCAATCCTGTAATTCCATGCTTCACttgtttgttgaatttgatcTGAGCTAGATCTGCCACTGTTTGTTGCAGTCTCCGGTAAAAAATTCTCCATTGGCTCCTGAACTTGCATCGATACTGAATAGTAATCACCTGTGAATTGAAAACAACACCAATTAAGCAcctgaaaatgaaaaaagaacatCGAAATATTACCTAGAAGTGGAATCGTATACCTATGGAAGCTGTAGCATTAGCATTTTGAGAAGATTCAACATGCTCCTGCTTCCATGATGAGCAAAGACTCTGGCTCTTAAAGAAATCCAAGATTGAAGAAGTTCCCTAACACACCATAACCGATAAAACAACAAGAAATTCCTTCTCATTTTCTAGTTTATTTGTAACATGTAAACCAGGCTACTCTTAGGAACCCGACAAACTCTACAGACAACTATTACCAATTGTTAGGAACAAGGCAAATAACATGCAAACAAatttttagaagaaaatattgtaagcaaaaataggtaaaaatagACAATGAATTTGCATTAATTCAACCAGTTTTATAATCGATCAGAATGGCTATTCCTTTATACacaaaatagtaacaaaaaGGAGAATGAAAATCAACAATTTTCCCCTTTTTGGCTATTGAGAAGCCAGAAtctatttctaaattttctagCCATTCAAAAAGCTAGACTCTCTCCACTTACACTAGCCTTTGAGAGGCCAGCTCCCTCCGTCAATCAATCGAAGGCTACTAAAACAAAACTCACTTTTTCTCCCCTCTCCTTCCCCAATCCCTCTCTTTTCCTCCCTTTTTAATAACAACCCCGGCCATTTCATAACTGTCAACTCCCTCATTTCATAACTGCCCACTTCCCACCTAAATGAGTCTTAACAGCTACATATACATAacttttaacatttaatttggACTCACAAATGCATCACAACAAAAGGGCCAAAAATTCTCAGCATCAATACTATTGTTATTCCTCTTGCCTACAAGTAGGATTTGTTCATAAAAGCTATTAGTAAGAACAACATTTTGTCCATCTGGAATTTCCGCAAATTCATCAAATTTCCGTCAATAAtaatactcaaaattttattaactcttataaattttcaatggcAGATATCCAAAGATCTATCATTCAAATTCCACATGTTTAATTGCCTTtgttttatccaaaattcaacTTGGCACAAATGCCACAACTAATTGCTAAAAACATTCCATATTCTGAAAGGAATAATTGAACACAAAACTTTACTCGGTAGTAGACACATAATTGCAGTTTGATACAATAAATAGcaataaacatagataaaacaGAAGAAACCAGTTGAACCTTGTCTTTCAATTGATTTCTATTTTGTTCCTGCCGCTTCAAATTAGTCATGACAGGTTTAGTCCTGGAGTCATCAGAATGAGCCTGATCCCTCTGTTGCTTACTTTGGTTCAGTCCTGAACAGCTTTCAGTTCCTGAATGAGCAGTTGATGTTAATTACAATGAAACTAAAATCTATCAAGATTAGTGGAAGAGTTATGAGCAATGGTAAATAAGTTACCACCAGAGCAAGAAGATGGTGAAATTTCTGGGGTGAAGCTACAAGATGCCTGCTGTATAATGCAGCAAGATTGATCCTACAAGGACAATAATCTCACATTAGAATCAAATAATAAGAATGATGAACTTACTGTGGTTCCTTGaactttatttcttttgtcctgcctttttttttaatgatagtCTCAAGCTTCATATCCTGATGACAAGTACGACGTGGgtattctttttaaatatttatcggGACAAAATATTGGATTAATACAGTGAAATGTATAGATTATGCACCAAACTTTTGTCCAGGTCACTTTTGATTTGACCTTCAATAGAATCAAGCAGGCCCTCCAACCAGcatataagttaataaaaattttaccaaatCCAACTAATAGTTGTATATGAGACTGAAGAGCGTTGATAAGATTAGACTTCCCATAACAACATATTAACAATCATAGAAGCAAGTTATTCTTAAAAATGATGCTCATGTTTGAAACCTGTTCTTTGTATGCATCTGTTCTCTCTACTTGTTGACCCAAACCGGCCACAGAAAGTTTCAGAGGTACTTCTTCACTAGGGAACTCGTCTTGTGGCTCAGTCGGATTCAGTTCGGAATAGCTTTCACTCCCTGAACGAAAACAACTTATTAggaattcaacaaaaaatgacataaaaatgaCAGTCATGTAAAAAGACCTGAAGGCGACAACAATGTAGTATTTTCAGTAAAGGTAGCTGGCGATTGCTTTAAAGAAGAATTAGATGCATCTTGGCCATGGAAATATTTCGTGATTGAACATGTTCCCTATCAGAGGCATTTTCACAACAAGATACAATGTGTCAAAACTATTATCAAAGATATTCAAGTATAATACACGTTAATCAATCAAAGTTCTATTTACATCAGTAGATATgtcaataaacaaattttagaaGAGATTAAATTGgactttatttcaaaaattctaAGTAAATATTCCACAAT from Mangifera indica cultivar Alphonso chromosome 6, CATAS_Mindica_2.1, whole genome shotgun sequence encodes the following:
- the LOC123219754 gene encoding putative disease resistance protein RGA1 — protein: MGTADSYPLQGLSHQDSKLLFEKFAFGDDADKANSNLTAIGEEIVERSGHVPLVLKTLGTLLHKNTIKDEWLIIRNSIKWEPEQGRNNILSALKLSYAHLPSHLQRCLTYCSLFPRNFCFSSDYMICNWIAHGFLQSPAEYEDLEDAGLRYLKKLFSRCFFQDIEDHGYLFTFKMHNLTYDLVEKMAQANYRTVDLRILHDDVNSQQLCSAVMFKRFQFKELSDSVAELKHLRSLDLSWNSELEKPHEAICKLLNLQTLKLRGFSALENLPRNIQKMISLRYMELTIQCERQPEIGTESFKALQ
- the LOC123219755 gene encoding putative disease resistance protein RGA3, with amino-acid sequence MAESFLFSFSTNLLIKLSSLVSKEQSLSSGTLEPDLRKLEATLSTIKAVLLDAEEKQAHNQEIRFWLWKLKYVLYDAEDVLDEFECEASRRQVEKPKVTSFFSNFQFKMSPKIKEIRKRLDEVEGSMSKFNLSERTDVRRVFSRSSFEDNVFGREGDKENIVNLLMQPGEMESFSVIPIVGIRGIGKRTLAKMVYNDERVDKNFELKMWVCASDEFEVSKLMKEVSTSANGKKLFMVLNDVGSESLVHWNDLREILMDCARGSKIVVTTNSNQVALTMGTVPAYVLKGLSHEDSMLLFVKRAFRDGVEKNYPNLIKIGDEIVKNCGGIPLVVKTLGSVLYQNTYKHEWMLIKDSQELRLLERGTGDILPTLKLCYDHLPCHLQRCFAYCSLFPKGYRFTSDYLVHYWMALGFLASSNETEELEDVGLRYLKELFSRCLFQDIEDNGYCFTFKMHDVVHDLATSVTPRECSRDSLAPKHIAQIVRHFSFVDIQHSEKVAELLKNLRATRTILFPSLQSKNVTQSFVSSCVSNSRYLRMLCLNGLRFEELPDSVSSVKHLRFLDLCSNSVIEELPESISKLYMLQTLRLCGCSGLKKLPSNMQNMINLKYLEITTKERRLPQNGIECLSSLRHLHLSDCHHLVTLPDKMQSLSSLNTLILQGCYSLISLPCSIKHLKRLEKLVIYNCPELNLKMDLQDKEEEHCLNVKVFMINGLLELVDLPQLILQGSAKTLEYMKIEACPSLKALPEWLANLTALQKLEFGSCPELSCLPNGMNKLTSLKELKIQNSPILSESCRQNWKKISHVKEIHLDSAIASSKLYNYLINE